One Arthrobacter sp. StoSoilB20 DNA segment encodes these proteins:
- a CDS encoding amidase, whose translation MQFTTTINCEEGRMRSPEAQLKKPSGAGFFASVGVAELAAMMRSGLITPADLVNIALQEAHRWQPLINAFVSFDENGAYAAAARARTELASGIDRGPLHGIPVAVKDVIDVRGMPTTAGSRHRKDHLASENAECVERLVQAGAIIIGKTTTHEFANGPTGDRSATGPTRNPHDTDHMAGGSSSGSAAAVAAGIIPLALGTDTGGSARIPAACCGVVGLKPTHGALPTGGMVPLSPTLDTIGLLARTAADCLLMWTALRGTQTVALPRGIGWIKSNSIYPTQPSVASTVRDMIDNFLTGEAEVLEAGDLRETYRIIQGSEAYAQHTELVSGAPELYDPEVLARLRSGGEILGWEYVKAIKLRHSARQSIQPLLRRYGLLALPTIPLAPPKLSSRTEIINGSSVETRKALLSLTSPWSVLGLPAISIPAGTTEGLPIGLQLVGPPGAESQLLRMAAQIEETQHPMKGN comes from the coding sequence ATGCAGTTCACCACCACCATCAACTGCGAAGAGGGACGTATGCGATCGCCCGAAGCACAACTGAAAAAGCCCTCTGGTGCGGGGTTTTTCGCCAGCGTTGGTGTTGCCGAGCTCGCCGCCATGATGCGGAGTGGGCTTATCACGCCAGCGGACCTTGTAAACATTGCATTGCAGGAGGCCCACCGGTGGCAGCCTTTGATCAACGCGTTCGTCTCGTTCGATGAGAACGGCGCCTATGCGGCGGCGGCGAGGGCTCGTACTGAGCTGGCCTCGGGAATTGATCGGGGGCCGCTACACGGCATTCCAGTTGCTGTTAAGGACGTCATCGATGTTCGAGGAATGCCCACAACTGCAGGTTCGCGCCACCGAAAAGACCACCTTGCTAGTGAGAACGCCGAATGCGTTGAACGGCTCGTCCAGGCAGGGGCGATCATTATCGGGAAGACCACGACCCACGAATTTGCGAACGGACCTACCGGAGATCGCTCTGCCACCGGTCCTACGCGCAACCCACACGATACCGACCATATGGCTGGTGGTTCGAGCAGTGGGTCGGCTGCCGCGGTTGCCGCTGGCATCATCCCATTGGCGCTTGGTACCGACACCGGCGGATCCGCTCGTATTCCGGCGGCTTGCTGTGGCGTTGTAGGGCTCAAACCCACCCATGGAGCTTTGCCCACCGGCGGGATGGTGCCTTTGTCACCAACTCTGGACACCATAGGCTTGCTGGCCCGCACCGCGGCCGACTGTCTCCTGATGTGGACCGCATTGAGAGGCACCCAGACTGTAGCTCTCCCCCGTGGTATCGGATGGATCAAATCGAATTCGATATATCCGACGCAACCCTCGGTCGCTTCCACTGTCCGCGACATGATCGATAATTTCCTGACAGGTGAAGCCGAAGTTCTGGAGGCTGGTGATCTGAGGGAAACATATAGGATCATTCAAGGCAGCGAGGCATACGCTCAGCACACAGAGCTCGTGTCCGGTGCGCCCGAACTTTATGATCCCGAAGTCCTCGCCAGGCTCCGTTCCGGAGGAGAGATTCTTGGGTGGGAGTACGTTAAAGCGATTAAGCTTAGGCACAGCGCCCGCCAAAGTATCCAGCCTCTACTGAGAAGATACGGGCTTCTGGCGCTTCCGACGATACCCCTGGCCCCTCCCAAGCTGAGCAGCCGTACGGAAATCATAAACGGAAGCAGCGTCGAGACCCGGAAGGCTCTTCTCTCCCTTACAAGCCCATGGAGCGTTTTAGGGCTCCCGGCCATCTCCATTCCAGCGGGCACGACCGAGGGGCTACCGATTGGACTACAGCTGGTAGGTCCCCCCGGAGCCGAATCCCAACTATTGAGGATGGCTGCGCAAATTGAAGAGACCCAGCACCCGATGAAAGGAAACTGA
- a CDS encoding LuxR C-terminal-related transcriptional regulator — MTLRSDGPLWPLLLPLAPRGDNSYIWIGDQGSYHRISITRCIQNAALVAEREVLPPYGLTPRELQIVTLLADGISNPEIADHLVVSRRTVSTHVEHILAKLRVSSRAEAAALVSREGLRLIQEAPRRLPVPSQRA; from the coding sequence ATGACCCTGCGATCGGACGGACCCTTGTGGCCACTACTTCTGCCGCTCGCCCCCCGCGGAGACAACAGCTACATCTGGATTGGAGATCAGGGGAGTTACCACAGAATCAGCATCACACGATGTATACAGAACGCCGCCCTTGTGGCGGAACGAGAAGTGTTACCGCCCTATGGGCTAACTCCCAGAGAGCTTCAGATCGTCACACTTCTTGCTGATGGCATCAGCAACCCTGAGATAGCCGATCACCTGGTAGTTAGTCGGCGAACGGTCTCAACTCACGTCGAACACATCCTTGCAAAGCTTCGGGTTTCATCCCGTGCTGAAGCGGCCGCTCTTGTTAGCCGCGAGGGACTGCGACTCATTCAAGAAGCCCCCAGGCGTTTGCCCGTCCCGTCTCAGAGAGCTTAG
- a CDS encoding cyclase family protein, producing MTETEETLGTPTLQELLLDSPKNWGKWGPEDEVGSLNYLTVEEAQRGAAEIRTGKSFTLAIPIGNPEGDPIWPGRKTAVRTNVMDRGNFLCGTGPSFNGDLEYADDVITMYLQGTSQYDALGHMWYGEKIYNGYAAETTIGSLKKASIFPIADRGIVGRGILIDMARFRGKAALERGETFSHEDLVAAASAQGVTIHKRDILLIRTGWVGSYYKTEETEFYRDFLEPGLTYSPQLVEWFRDMEIPNLVTDTIGNEVTRDPVSGVDLPLHNALMRNLGIAFTEIIALDKLADDCFSDGQWTFLYTAAPMKIVGGSGAPVNPVVIK from the coding sequence ATGACTGAGACCGAGGAAACCCTGGGCACGCCCACATTGCAGGAACTTCTACTTGATTCGCCTAAGAATTGGGGGAAGTGGGGACCGGAGGATGAAGTCGGCTCCTTGAATTACCTTACAGTCGAAGAAGCTCAGCGCGGTGCGGCGGAAATCCGTACCGGGAAGAGTTTTACTCTGGCCATTCCAATTGGCAATCCAGAAGGCGATCCGATCTGGCCCGGCCGAAAGACCGCAGTGAGGACTAACGTCATGGACCGGGGAAATTTTCTCTGTGGGACAGGCCCTAGCTTCAATGGCGATCTTGAATACGCCGATGATGTGATCACCATGTATCTTCAAGGAACCAGTCAGTACGACGCGTTGGGGCATATGTGGTACGGCGAAAAAATTTACAATGGGTATGCCGCAGAGACAACCATCGGGAGCCTGAAGAAGGCCAGCATCTTCCCTATAGCAGACCGCGGAATCGTGGGAAGGGGCATCCTCATCGACATGGCGCGCTTTCGGGGCAAAGCGGCCTTGGAAAGAGGCGAAACTTTCTCCCATGAGGACCTGGTGGCTGCTGCGTCAGCACAGGGTGTCACCATCCATAAGCGCGACATACTACTTATTCGCACAGGCTGGGTCGGCTCCTATTACAAAACGGAGGAAACGGAGTTCTACCGCGACTTCCTAGAACCTGGCCTGACCTACTCCCCGCAGCTAGTGGAGTGGTTCCGAGATATGGAAATACCCAACCTAGTGACTGATACCATCGGCAACGAGGTCACCCGCGACCCGGTCAGCGGAGTTGACCTTCCACTGCACAACGCGCTCATGCGTAACCTGGGCATCGCATTTACGGAAATCATCGCCTTGGATAAACTTGCCGACGACTGCTTCTCTGACGGGCAATGGACTTTCCTCTACACTGCCGCTCCTATGAAGATTGTTGGCGGCTCGGGCGCGCCGGTCAACCCAGTCGTTATTAAGTAG
- a CDS encoding universal stress protein: MNEAIVVGVNDSPSSEAAMGWAMHRAATLKVPVLLVHAVDDRWVYDAVGYNEWIRESGVNFLAAAKDRAAKMEPTVKITTDLVSGGAGYALRKRSKKAAMVVIGSGHGWAGGSLTDRALQVAAIARCPVAVIGEHDMTNRKGIVVGVDGSEESTQAVAFAAEEADRQGQELTVLHAFLTPEPWVTRGVPRTNYFEVITEEERVVLAETVAGLTGKYPDLVVHQVLDTHTRAAEALLAAGATAQLLVVGSRGRGSFKRLLLGSTAHAVLTKLPCPTIVARISPVKHSH, from the coding sequence ATGAATGAAGCAATTGTCGTCGGCGTCAACGATTCCCCCAGCAGCGAGGCTGCCATGGGGTGGGCCATGCATCGAGCAGCCACCTTGAAAGTTCCGGTCCTGCTTGTCCATGCAGTGGACGATCGGTGGGTGTACGACGCCGTAGGGTACAACGAGTGGATCCGGGAATCCGGCGTCAACTTTCTTGCTGCGGCAAAGGACCGGGCCGCCAAGATGGAACCCACCGTCAAAATCACCACTGACCTCGTCTCAGGCGGAGCCGGCTACGCTTTGCGCAAGAGGTCCAAGAAGGCCGCAATGGTGGTCATAGGTTCCGGCCATGGTTGGGCCGGCGGTTCCCTGACCGATCGCGCATTACAGGTTGCTGCCATTGCACGTTGCCCCGTAGCTGTTATCGGTGAGCACGACATGACAAACCGCAAAGGGATTGTGGTGGGCGTGGATGGTTCTGAGGAGTCCACCCAAGCTGTCGCATTTGCCGCGGAAGAGGCCGACCGCCAAGGCCAGGAGCTGACTGTTCTCCATGCTTTCCTCACGCCCGAACCATGGGTTACCCGCGGTGTTCCCCGCACCAACTACTTCGAGGTCATCACAGAAGAAGAGCGCGTAGTCTTGGCCGAGACCGTCGCCGGCTTGACAGGCAAGTATCCGGATTTGGTGGTGCACCAGGTCCTCGACACCCACACACGGGCCGCCGAAGCATTGCTCGCGGCCGGAGCCACTGCACAATTGCTGGTGGTCGGCAGCCGTGGACGGGGAAGTTTTAAGCGACTCTTGCTGGGCTCGACAGCGCACGCGGTTCTCACCAAATTGCCGTGTCCCACGATTGTGGCGCGAATCAGCCCGGTCAAGCACTCCCACTGA
- the mtr gene encoding mycothione reductase has translation MNSPASKTAVDRHYDLIIIGTGSGNSIPGPGFEDQSIAIIEKASFGGTCLNAGCIPTKMYVHTADVALQTAEAGRLGLDAEVNSVDWPGMVSRIFENRVDPIATAGEEYRRGPNTPNIDVYDQHAVFVGERTLRTGQGAHQRTISGDQIVVAAGSRPFIPEAIAASGVRYHTNEDIMRMPRLPKSLVIIGGGYIAMEFAHVFDALGTDVTIIARSTLLGNLDEDLHDRFNALAAERFDIRFGRTTIGADQTDEGISVRLDDGSTATGEVLLVAAGRIPNGDLLDLPSGGIETIGAGRVRVDDYGRSTSAVGVWALGDVSSPYMLKHVANAEMRAVRHNLLNPEKLQKMPHDHVPAAVFTHPQIATVGMTEAQARKEGHNVAVKIQDYGDVAFGWAMEDTTGICKLIADQDTGKLLGAHYMGPQASTLIQQMITVLAFDLDVRQFAANQYWIHPGLPEVTENALLGLTFN, from the coding sequence GTGAACAGCCCTGCCAGCAAGACTGCCGTGGACCGGCACTACGACTTGATCATCATCGGCACAGGATCCGGGAACTCCATTCCCGGGCCTGGGTTCGAGGACCAATCGATCGCGATCATCGAGAAAGCCTCGTTCGGAGGGACCTGCCTGAACGCAGGCTGCATCCCGACCAAAATGTACGTACACACCGCCGACGTCGCGCTGCAGACCGCCGAGGCTGGAAGACTGGGCCTGGACGCCGAAGTCAACTCCGTCGACTGGCCGGGCATGGTGTCCCGCATCTTTGAGAACCGCGTCGACCCCATCGCAACTGCCGGTGAAGAATATCGGCGCGGACCAAACACCCCGAACATTGACGTCTACGATCAACACGCCGTTTTTGTCGGAGAACGCACCTTGCGCACCGGGCAAGGTGCCCACCAGAGAACCATCTCCGGTGACCAGATCGTCGTCGCCGCCGGCTCCCGGCCCTTCATCCCGGAGGCCATCGCCGCCTCCGGCGTGAGGTACCACACCAACGAGGACATCATGCGGATGCCGCGGCTGCCCAAATCCCTGGTGATCATCGGCGGCGGTTACATCGCCATGGAGTTCGCCCATGTCTTCGATGCCCTCGGAACGGACGTTACGATCATCGCCCGCTCGACGCTCCTTGGGAACCTCGACGAAGACCTCCATGATCGCTTTAACGCCCTGGCTGCCGAACGCTTCGACATCCGGTTCGGCCGGACCACTATCGGTGCCGATCAAACGGATGAGGGCATCAGCGTCAGGCTCGACGACGGCTCCACCGCCACCGGGGAGGTACTGCTGGTTGCCGCCGGGCGCATCCCCAACGGAGACCTGTTGGACCTGCCCTCCGGCGGGATCGAAACGATCGGTGCCGGTCGGGTCCGGGTCGATGACTATGGCCGCTCAACCTCCGCTGTAGGTGTTTGGGCCCTTGGCGATGTTTCCTCGCCCTACATGCTCAAACACGTCGCCAACGCCGAGATGCGGGCCGTCCGGCACAACCTGTTGAACCCGGAAAAGCTGCAGAAGATGCCGCACGACCATGTCCCAGCCGCCGTGTTCACCCACCCGCAGATTGCCACCGTGGGGATGACCGAGGCCCAAGCCCGCAAAGAAGGCCACAACGTCGCTGTCAAAATCCAGGACTACGGGGACGTCGCCTTCGGCTGGGCCATGGAAGACACCACCGGCATCTGCAAACTCATCGCAGATCAGGACACCGGCAAACTCCTCGGGGCCCACTACATGGGCCCGCAAGCATCAACCCTGATCCAGCAAATGATCACCGTCCTGGCGTTCGACCTCGACGTGCGACAGTTCGCTGCAAATCAATACTGGATTCACCCTGGACTTCCCGAAGTCACCGAAAACGCGTTGCTTGGACTCACGTTCAACTGA
- a CDS encoding response regulator transcription factor has product MDRPETAGPAIGISPREPIRVFILDDHELVRRGLQELLEGEGFVVVGMSGSAEEATRRIPALRPDVAVLDARLPDGTGIEVCRDVRAVDPDVNCLILTSYDDEQALRAAVLAGAAGYILKEIGGTDLLGALRKAAGGESLFDEAVRMGIIQGLTAKREDPRTASLTHQERRVLEYVGQGMTNRQIGEEMLLAEKTVKNYVSSLLAKLGFERRTQAAVFMAQAPDRDAGSHRRTIS; this is encoded by the coding sequence ATGGATCGCCCAGAAACAGCTGGTCCAGCCATCGGCATTTCCCCCCGAGAGCCAATCCGGGTTTTCATCCTCGACGACCACGAGTTGGTTCGCCGAGGCCTGCAGGAACTTTTGGAAGGCGAAGGTTTCGTGGTTGTGGGCATGTCCGGTTCCGCGGAAGAAGCAACTCGCCGGATTCCCGCACTGCGGCCCGATGTCGCTGTTCTGGACGCACGGTTGCCCGATGGCACTGGAATCGAGGTCTGCCGGGACGTTCGCGCCGTCGACCCTGACGTGAACTGCCTGATATTGACAAGTTACGACGACGAACAGGCTCTCCGCGCTGCTGTTCTCGCCGGAGCCGCAGGCTACATCCTGAAGGAAATCGGGGGCACTGACCTCCTGGGAGCCCTAAGAAAAGCCGCCGGCGGGGAGTCGTTGTTCGACGAAGCCGTCAGGATGGGAATTATTCAGGGCCTCACGGCGAAGAGGGAGGATCCCAGGACGGCATCCCTCACGCACCAAGAGCGCCGGGTCCTTGAATACGTTGGCCAAGGTATGACCAACCGACAAATCGGTGAGGAAATGCTTCTGGCAGAAAAAACGGTCAAGAACTACGTCTCATCCCTGCTGGCAAAACTCGGATTTGAGCGGCGAACCCAGGCGGCGGTGTTCATGGCACAAGCACCTGACCGGGACGCAGGTTCCCACCGTCGAACGATCAGTTGA
- a CDS encoding substrate-binding domain-containing protein, translated as MPGRYKSSSVTLKTIAQAAGLDVSTVSRVLSGSPDEVSRAASPATAAAVRDWAQRLGYQPNPHAKSLRTARSNLIGVLVPRLSDMVLATIYEGVEDAGARNGLATFVMNTYDRPAEQRARIDLALSRHVDGLILGDAHRDAVVLDEVAARGVPFVLVSRYASKYPSVTCDDYLGGSLVAEHFLDLGHVKVGVVAGESFASTGVDRSSGFVDTYRKAGIEVLTVNSAFDARGGHEAAEYLIKQAPDLTAIFAVNDFAAIGVLGAVRDAGLRPGRDIAVAGYNDTQLAAELPLPLTSVRSPLHSMGTRALELLVSVLRGQNPSSERLAPELVIRESTLLHVRNS; from the coding sequence ATGCCAGGTAGATATAAAAGCAGCTCGGTCACGCTGAAAACGATTGCGCAGGCGGCGGGGCTCGACGTCTCGACGGTGTCGAGGGTTCTCAGCGGATCTCCTGATGAGGTTTCGCGTGCGGCGTCACCGGCTACGGCAGCAGCAGTGCGTGATTGGGCTCAACGGCTCGGTTATCAACCCAATCCACATGCAAAGAGCCTGAGAACGGCACGAAGCAATCTGATTGGAGTGCTGGTTCCCCGCTTGTCTGACATGGTGCTCGCCACTATCTATGAGGGGGTAGAGGACGCGGGTGCCCGCAATGGACTGGCCACGTTTGTAATGAACACTTATGACCGCCCCGCCGAACAGCGCGCCAGGATTGATTTGGCTTTGTCCCGTCACGTCGATGGCCTCATACTCGGCGACGCGCACCGGGACGCTGTTGTGCTGGATGAAGTGGCGGCGCGCGGGGTGCCTTTCGTTCTCGTGAGCCGGTACGCGTCCAAGTATCCATCCGTGACATGTGATGACTATCTGGGAGGCAGCCTTGTTGCCGAGCACTTTCTGGACCTTGGGCACGTGAAGGTCGGCGTAGTCGCTGGCGAGTCTTTCGCCAGTACAGGCGTGGACCGGAGCAGTGGCTTTGTCGATACGTACCGGAAAGCGGGTATTGAAGTGTTAACAGTGAATTCCGCCTTTGATGCGAGAGGCGGCCATGAGGCAGCGGAATACCTCATCAAACAAGCCCCTGATTTGACAGCCATTTTTGCTGTCAATGACTTTGCCGCTATCGGTGTTCTGGGCGCAGTGCGCGATGCGGGACTGCGTCCCGGCAGGGACATCGCCGTGGCGGGCTACAACGACACTCAGCTCGCAGCCGAGTTGCCGTTGCCCTTGACCAGCGTGCGCTCACCACTGCATTCCATGGGTACCCGGGCGCTGGAGTTGCTCGTTTCAGTTCTTCGTGGACAGAATCCGTCTTCTGAGCGCTTGGCTCCGGAGTTGGTCATCCGGGAATCAACACTTCTTCATGTCAGGAATAGCTAA
- a CDS encoding sodium:solute symporter family protein codes for MLITFGVLAAFFMLIVLVLHRTKHGRSVSSFSSYAVGERSFSSWFVSMAYTNSWWPGSTFTAVFGFAVISGVIGLYFLVYSTLGVLAMYFIARPVWKWGKQFDLRTQSDLLSLRYNSPGLKLLSSAISVVALLPWLILGLIAMGAVIQWASLGNLSFEVSILIGIAVLVIRQFWTVQMGMRGLIVTDMVQGIVAYIGSAVLCLGLLIFYFGGFSNLEQLTTAQLSLPGYGSESGEWFYFGIVASGIIGSLCWPMIFTRIYTAGSVREVKKGSLQAMVIGFVFFVLLMAVALCAAPMSLASTDPLSAFFALTQDAGGTWLLAFALLIVFAASMGFVDGVTQSLGTQVANDIVGVIRPLSDKQELYLAKGSMAGAAIIAAVIANQIYGWSNLAGVAQLAYQAIIQLAVPIFGGLIWRRGNKDGAIAGLLIGTVIALVLTIPYMDTGGAVPWLGGFGAGLVGLIVNLIVYVLVSFIRRSSDAELARVDGLFRAARARAEVLEHASVLKDAKPVPSQEPA; via the coding sequence ATGCTTATCACTTTCGGCGTCCTCGCCGCGTTCTTTATGCTTATCGTCCTCGTGCTCCATAGGACCAAACATGGCCGCAGCGTCTCAAGCTTCAGCAGCTACGCGGTGGGCGAAAGATCGTTCTCCAGCTGGTTCGTGTCAATGGCTTACACGAATTCGTGGTGGCCCGGCTCCACGTTCACGGCGGTCTTCGGCTTTGCCGTCATCAGTGGTGTCATTGGACTCTATTTCCTCGTCTACTCCACCTTGGGCGTTCTCGCCATGTACTTCATAGCTCGACCAGTGTGGAAATGGGGCAAACAGTTCGACCTGCGCACCCAGTCAGACCTGCTGTCGCTGCGCTATAACAGCCCTGGCCTGAAACTGCTTAGCAGCGCTATCAGCGTTGTCGCGCTACTTCCCTGGCTCATCCTCGGACTCATTGCCATGGGTGCGGTCATCCAATGGGCTTCACTGGGAAACCTCTCCTTCGAAGTCTCGATTCTGATCGGTATCGCAGTGCTCGTGATTCGCCAGTTCTGGACTGTGCAAATGGGCATGCGTGGACTGATCGTCACCGATATGGTTCAGGGGATCGTGGCATACATCGGTTCTGCCGTTCTGTGCTTGGGCCTGCTGATCTTCTACTTCGGCGGCTTCTCGAATCTTGAACAGCTCACCACCGCACAGCTAAGCCTTCCGGGTTACGGTTCAGAAAGCGGCGAATGGTTCTATTTCGGAATTGTTGCTTCCGGGATCATCGGCAGCTTGTGCTGGCCCATGATTTTCACCCGGATCTATACAGCCGGCAGTGTTCGGGAAGTCAAGAAGGGCTCCCTCCAAGCCATGGTCATCGGGTTTGTTTTCTTTGTGTTGCTTATGGCTGTTGCGCTTTGCGCCGCGCCCATGTCTCTTGCGTCGACGGATCCGTTGTCGGCATTCTTCGCCCTCACGCAAGACGCGGGCGGAACCTGGCTCCTTGCCTTTGCCCTGCTCATCGTTTTTGCGGCCAGCATGGGATTTGTTGACGGAGTCACACAATCTCTTGGAACGCAGGTCGCCAACGACATAGTCGGCGTGATTCGGCCTCTGAGCGATAAGCAGGAACTCTATCTGGCCAAAGGATCCATGGCTGGCGCAGCCATCATTGCAGCAGTCATCGCAAATCAAATTTACGGGTGGTCAAACCTGGCCGGAGTGGCCCAGCTTGCCTACCAGGCGATCATCCAGCTGGCTGTACCGATCTTCGGTGGACTGATCTGGCGCCGAGGTAACAAGGATGGAGCAATTGCTGGGCTTCTTATCGGCACAGTGATAGCCCTGGTGCTGACCATTCCGTACATGGACACGGGAGGCGCAGTTCCATGGCTCGGCGGGTTTGGAGCCGGCTTGGTCGGGTTGATCGTCAATCTAATTGTCTACGTCTTGGTCAGTTTCATCCGTAGAAGCAGCGACGCAGAGCTGGCGAGAGTAGACGGTCTCTTTCGTGCCGCCCGAGCCCGTGCAGAAGTGCTGGAGCACGCTTCTGTGTTAAAGGATGCGAAACCAGTACCCAGTCAAGAACCAGCATGA
- a CDS encoding alpha/beta hydrolase has translation MSKIEQTVSIPHLGGSVVGYTLSGQYNPDLPTLVLINSYTTSAELYRPQFANTALTSAVNLLALEPYGHGRTRAAYQHFTYWDSAVANLQVLAALGIDQAFVLGTSQGGWIAARMALLAPEVVRGIIPLGSSMDSETLQSRQLGCWDALEFCTPFIEAFADPVSDEWVVPEQFVDDTFDAALGGLSPDEREFWLATYRTNYSGDGGRRRLLLSTINLRDRDGLHGRLHDITSPVLWLHGSEDKVYSVANAEKEILMFTGATEVRLEVIEGGHHFLSASKPAEVDSAVLEFIKSWS, from the coding sequence ATGAGCAAGATCGAACAGACCGTAAGCATCCCGCACCTTGGCGGATCAGTGGTTGGATACACGCTGAGCGGTCAATACAACCCGGATCTCCCCACATTGGTGCTGATCAATTCCTACACCACATCGGCAGAACTCTATAGGCCCCAGTTCGCCAACACCGCCCTGACATCGGCCGTAAACCTTCTTGCACTTGAACCGTACGGTCACGGCCGTACAAGAGCGGCCTACCAGCACTTCACGTACTGGGACAGCGCCGTCGCCAACCTGCAGGTCCTTGCCGCTTTGGGTATCGACCAGGCCTTTGTACTGGGGACCTCACAGGGAGGGTGGATAGCGGCGCGCATGGCGTTGTTGGCGCCGGAAGTAGTCCGGGGAATCATTCCGCTTGGTTCGTCCATGGATTCGGAGACCCTCCAGAGCCGGCAGCTCGGATGTTGGGATGCCCTAGAATTCTGTACGCCTTTCATTGAAGCCTTCGCAGATCCGGTATCGGACGAATGGGTGGTACCGGAGCAGTTTGTCGACGACACCTTTGACGCGGCTCTGGGCGGACTCTCACCTGACGAACGCGAATTCTGGCTAGCTACCTACCGCACCAACTACTCCGGAGACGGCGGTCGCCGACGGCTGTTGCTCAGCACCATTAACCTCAGGGACCGCGACGGGCTTCATGGACGACTGCACGACATTACCTCACCTGTGCTGTGGCTGCACGGCTCAGAGGACAAGGTCTATTCCGTGGCCAACGCAGAAAAAGAAATACTCATGTTCACTGGTGCGACGGAGGTCCGTCTGGAGGTCATCGAAGGCGGCCATCACTTCCTGAGTGCTTCAAAGCCCGCAGAGGTTGACTCGGCAGTTCTTGAGTTCATCAAAAGCTGGTCCTAA